Below is a genomic region from Citrobacter tructae.
AGTAACCGTGTACCGCGTTGTAGCCCACTTTTAAGGTATCAAGGCCGGTGCGTTCGCGCTCGCGGATTTCCAGACGGTCGAGATAGTCGGTTGCGCCATCGGCCAGCGCTCGCCATTCGTCCAGCTCGTCGTTATAGCCAGGCGCAATGACACCGCCATCGCGAACCAGCACTGGCGGGGCCTCGACGACAGCGCGTTCCAGCAGCTCACGCAGTTCGGTGAATTCGCCCATTTTCTCGCGCAGCATCTGTACCGGCGCGCTTTCTACACTTTCCAGTTGCGCACGCAACTCAGGTAATTGCTGAAAAGCATGACGCATGCGGGCCAGATCGCGTGGACGCGCGGTACGTAGTGCCAGACGGGCCAGAATACGCTCCAAATCACCGACCTGACGCAGCACCGGCTGTAACTCGTCGGTGACATCCTGCAGTGCGCCGATCGTTTGCTGACGCTCGGTGAGGATTTTAGTATCGCGAACCGGCATATGCAGCCAGCGCTTGAGCATACGGCTGCCCATCGGGGTGACGGTGCAGTCGAGCACTGAAGCCAGCGTGTTCTCGATGCCACCGGCCAGATTCTGGGTGATCTCCAGATTGCGACGTGTGGCGGCATCCATAATGATGCTGTCCTGCTGGCGTTCCATGGTGATGGAGCGAATATGCGGTAGTGAGGTACGCTGGGTATCTTTCACATATTGCAGCAGACAGCCTGCGGCGCATAACCCGCGTGGCGCGTTTTCGACACCAAAGCCAATCAGATCCCGCGTGCCAAACTGTAAGTTAAGCTGCTGGCGGGCGGTATCGATTTCAAACTCCCACAGCGGACGGCGACGGAGCCCGCGACGACCTTCGATCAGCGATGTCTCGGCGAAATCCTCGGCATACAACAGTTCTGCCGGGTTGGTGCGCTGCAATTCAGCCGCCATGGTCTCGCGGTCGGCTGGCTCACTGACACGAAAGCGTCCGGAACTGATGTCCAGCGTGGCATAGCCGTAGCCTTTGCTATCCTGCCAGATGGCGGCCAGCAGGTTGTCCTGGCGTTCCTGCAACAGCGCTTCATCGCTGATAGTACCAGGCGTGACGATGCGAACAACTTTACGCTCAACCGGTCCTTTGCTGGTGGCCGGGTCGCCAACCTGTTCGCAAATGGCAACTGACTCACCTTGGTTGACTAGCTTGGCGAGGTAGTTTTCCACCGCATGATGAGGAATACCCGCCATCGGGATCGGTTCACCTGCGGATGCGCCGCGTTTGGTCAGCGAGATATCAAGCAGTTGCGACGCACGTTTCGCATCGTCATAAAACATTTCGTAAAAGTCGCCCATGCGGTAAAACAGCAGGATCTCTGGGTGCTGTGCTTTCAGCTTGAGATACTGCTGCATCATTGGCGTGTGGTCTGATAGATCCTTGTCAATAGACTCATTCATATTGATTTTACTCATTTTTTAATTCTTTCAAGTGCTCATATGGCCCAGGTAAAACCCCTTTAAACCCACATAAACCCATAAATTTGTAGCTCACTTGTAGCTCAAGGCGCGATAGATTGATTTTACTCCTTCTCTGGGCTACAAATGGTGGTGATACTTTGAAAACAACTCTCAATCAGACTTTTATTATCAACAAGTTAAGTATCAATGTTAAGCCTGCACTCAGTCGCTCTGGAAAAGTCGTTTTCGAAGCTAACCCTGACCAAAAACCTTACATAGTTTTTGACGATCATCGAGATTCACCTGTTGGCTTCGGTTTGAAGGTCAGTTTGACGAAAAAAAACTATGTAATCCAGCGAAGAGTAGCCTCGTCAGATCGTAATGCCAGTGAGGGTAAGAAGCCAAGCTCTGTCTTGAAAGTAAAGGTTGGGAATGTGTCCGATTTTCCAAGTATCGATCAAGCCCGTAAGGTAGCTCGACAGTTGGTACAGAGAATGATTGCAACAAAGAGAAACCCCAACAAAAGGAATGCGGCTGCTGAAGAAATGTGTAAAACCCACTCGGATAAACATCCAGCACCCGACAGGGCAGACGAACAGGCCAGCAACAGATGTTGTCACGGATAAAGGCGTACCTCAGTCGGACAGCTTTGTGAAGTACGCCGCGGCTTTTTTTAATATGTCCCGCTCGTCAGTAACCCACTTCAGTTCTTTCTGGAGTCGGCGGATCTCGGCCTGAGCATCTGACTGTTCTTTGTGGATGGAAGAGTCCGGTCCGTACGTCTTTATCCAGGCGTAAAGACTATGGGGGGAATGTCGAGACGTGTTGCAACGCTGGAAACAGAATGGCCTCGATCAATAACCTGTTTAACTGCTTCAATTTGAAACCCTTCAGGATAACGCTTACTGCTCATGTGCACCTCTCTTTAAGCCATTTTAAATGACTCAGAGGTGTCTGTTAAACCCGTGGTGATTTAATGATAGGTGATATGAAGATTGAAGACAGAGATGAATTATTTGAACTGCGGCAGCGAAATTTTATTCGATACTGGAAGGCGAAAGTATATACTGATGATAACATCATGGGATTAACCAATAACAGTATAAATATTAAGTGAAGTAACCCGCGCGAAAAATAAGTATCATGACGTCATAAGTAAGAAGTGAATCAGCAATGAAAAATAAAGTAACACCATCACGGCAGGGCGAACTGGATTGTTTATGTGGTTTTTATAGTAAAGCCAATATGATGTACTGGCTGTATGGGAATAAAATAAGAAGAAAGACATTATTCAAATCATTGTTGCAACGTTATAGCCAACATTGGCCTCTTTTGAATGTTTAACTACTAACAGAAATATTTCCTTTAACAACCCTTCTCTGAAATA
It encodes:
- the mutS gene encoding DNA mismatch repair protein MutS, which produces MNESIDKDLSDHTPMMQQYLKLKAQHPEILLFYRMGDFYEMFYDDAKRASQLLDISLTKRGASAGEPIPMAGIPHHAVENYLAKLVNQGESVAICEQVGDPATSKGPVERKVVRIVTPGTISDEALLQERQDNLLAAIWQDSKGYGYATLDISSGRFRVSEPADRETMAAELQRTNPAELLYAEDFAETSLIEGRRGLRRRPLWEFEIDTARQQLNLQFGTRDLIGFGVENAPRGLCAAGCLLQYVKDTQRTSLPHIRSITMERQQDSIIMDAATRRNLEITQNLAGGIENTLASVLDCTVTPMGSRMLKRWLHMPVRDTKILTERQQTIGALQDVTDELQPVLRQVGDLERILARLALRTARPRDLARMRHAFQQLPELRAQLESVESAPVQMLREKMGEFTELRELLERAVVEAPPVLVRDGGVIAPGYNDELDEWRALADGATDYLDRLEIRERERTGLDTLKVGYNAVHGYYIQISRGQSHLAPINYVRRQTLKNAERYIIPELKEYEDKVLTSKGKALALEKQLYDELFDILLPHLADLQQSATALAELDVLVNLAERAYTLNYTCPTFTDKPGIRITEGRHPVVEQVLSEPFIANPLSLSPQRRMLIITGPNMGGKSTYMRQTALIALLAYIGSYVPAQSVEIGPIDRIFTRVGAADDLASGRSTFMVEMTETANILHNATENSLVLMDEIGRGTSTYDGLSLAWACAENLANKIKALTLFATHYFELTQLPEKMEGVANVHLDALEHGDTIAFMHSVQDGAASKSYGLAVAALAGVPKEVIKRARQKLRELESLSPNAAATQVDGTQMSLLSAPEETSPAVEALENLDPDSLTPRQALEWIYRLKSLV